A genomic stretch from Hymenobacter psoromatis includes:
- a CDS encoding protease: MSFSLVLLGLALLTLFLSYVIVPQGTVAVVTVFGKYRRVMMPGLNFKMPFVENVFKRISIQNRSLELEFQAITIDQANVNFKAMLVYSVLNQADETIKNVAFKFVDERSLMQALIRTVEGSIRAFVATQRQAAVLSLRGEIVLHVKDQLDETLESWGYHLIDLQLNDIAFDEEIMRSMAKVVASNNLKAAAENEGQALLITKTKSAEAEGNAIKISAEAEKIAAQLRGQGVALFREEVTKGMAHAVQELADNNLDPSLVYFSMWTEAIKHFAEQGKGNVIFLDASNEGLEKNLKQMTALQHLDRGADLR, from the coding sequence ATGTCTTTTTCGTTGGTCCTCCTTGGCCTTGCGCTGCTGACCTTGTTTCTGAGCTACGTTATCGTGCCGCAGGGCACGGTGGCGGTAGTCACCGTCTTCGGCAAATACCGGCGCGTGATGATGCCGGGCCTGAATTTTAAGATGCCCTTTGTGGAGAATGTGTTCAAGCGCATCTCCATTCAAAACCGGTCATTAGAACTGGAATTTCAGGCCATTACCATCGACCAGGCCAACGTCAACTTTAAGGCCATGCTGGTGTACTCGGTGCTCAACCAGGCCGACGAAACCATCAAAAACGTGGCCTTCAAGTTCGTGGATGAGCGCAGCCTCATGCAGGCGCTCATCCGCACCGTGGAGGGTAGCATCCGGGCCTTCGTGGCCACCCAGCGGCAGGCGGCGGTGCTGAGCCTGCGCGGCGAAATCGTGCTGCACGTGAAGGACCAGCTCGATGAAACCCTCGAAAGCTGGGGCTACCATTTGATTGACCTGCAATTGAATGACATCGCCTTCGACGAGGAAATTATGCGCTCGATGGCTAAAGTCGTGGCCAGCAACAACCTCAAGGCCGCCGCCGAAAACGAGGGCCAAGCTCTGCTCATCACCAAAACCAAGTCTGCCGAAGCCGAGGGCAACGCCATCAAGATTTCGGCCGAAGCCGAGAAAATCGCGGCGCAGCTGCGCGGGCAGGGGGTAGCGCTGTTTCGGGAGGAAGTGACCAAGGGCATGGCCCACGCCGTGCAGGAGCTGGCCGATAACAACCTGGACCCCAGCCTGGTATATTTCTCGATGTGGACCGAGGCCATCAAGCACTTTGCCGAGCAGGGCAAGGGCAACGTCATCTTCCTAGACGCGTCCAACGAAGGCCTCGAAAAAAACCTCAAGCAAATGACCGCCTTGCAGCACCTCGACCGCGGGGCCGACCTGCGCTAG
- the gatB gene encoding aspartyl/glutamyl-tRNA amidotransferase subunit B (allows the formation of correctly charged Asn-tRNA(Asn) or Gln-tRNA(Gln) through the transamidation of misacylated Asp-tRNA(Asn) or Glu-tRNA(Gln) in organisms which lack either or both of asparaginyl-tRNA or glutaminyl-tRNA synthetases; reaction takes place in the presence of glutamine and ATP through an activated phospho-Asp-tRNA(Asn) or phospho-Glu-tRNA), with protein sequence MDDALLANYQPVIGLEVHAQLLTHSKMYSSDENEYGSLPNTNLSVITLGHPGTLPRVNRTAVDYALKMGLATNCQITRENLFARKNYFYPDLPKGYQITQDKTPICVGGHVDIRLADGSTRRIGITRIHMEEDAGKSMHLAGETETLVDLNRAGVPLIEIVSEPDIRTEEEAYAYLAEIKKLVQYLGVCDGNMEEGSLRCDANVSVMKKDATEYGTKVEVKNMNSFRNVQRAIEYEVRRQVEILENGGVVDSETRGFDAATGTTNGQRSKETLNDYRYFPEPDLPPLLIDDAWLHRVQAELPALPQQLYARFTGELGLNDYDANVLTDQKDVALFFDELARLTPNAKAAANWVMGPVKSYLNERALDLADFPLDPGQLAGIIELIDAGKLNYSVASKQLFPYLLEHPTANATGAAEQLGLLTQADAGELEALVQQVLAANPAKVAEYRAGKKSLTGMFMGELMKLTGGKADPKLANQLLRQGLEG encoded by the coding sequence ATGGACGACGCTCTGCTTGCCAACTACCAGCCCGTGATTGGCCTGGAAGTACACGCTCAACTCTTGACGCACAGCAAGATGTACTCTTCGGATGAGAACGAGTACGGCTCCTTGCCCAATACTAACCTCTCGGTCATTACCCTCGGCCACCCAGGCACGCTGCCCCGCGTGAACCGCACGGCCGTGGACTACGCCCTGAAAATGGGCCTGGCCACCAATTGCCAGATTACCCGCGAGAACCTGTTTGCCCGCAAAAACTACTTTTATCCCGACCTGCCCAAGGGCTACCAGATTACCCAGGATAAAACCCCGATTTGCGTGGGCGGCCACGTCGATATCCGGCTGGCCGACGGCAGCACCCGCCGCATCGGCATCACGCGCATTCACATGGAGGAAGACGCGGGCAAATCGATGCACCTGGCCGGCGAAACCGAAACCCTGGTGGACCTGAACCGCGCCGGCGTGCCGCTCATCGAGATTGTGAGTGAGCCCGACATCCGCACCGAGGAAGAAGCCTACGCCTACCTGGCCGAAATCAAAAAGCTGGTGCAGTACCTGGGCGTGTGCGACGGCAACATGGAGGAAGGCTCGCTGCGCTGCGATGCCAACGTGAGCGTGATGAAAAAGGACGCCACCGAGTACGGTACAAAGGTGGAAGTCAAAAACATGAACTCCTTTCGCAACGTGCAACGGGCCATCGAGTACGAGGTGCGGCGGCAGGTCGAAATCCTGGAAAACGGGGGGGTAGTAGATTCCGAAACGCGCGGCTTCGATGCCGCCACCGGCACCACTAACGGCCAGCGCTCGAAGGAAACGCTGAACGACTACCGCTACTTTCCCGAGCCCGACCTACCCCCCCTCCTCATCGACGATGCCTGGCTGCACCGCGTGCAGGCCGAATTGCCGGCCCTGCCGCAGCAGCTCTACGCCCGCTTCACCGGCGAGCTGGGCCTGAACGACTACGACGCCAACGTGCTGACTGACCAGAAGGATGTGGCCCTGTTTTTTGATGAGCTGGCCCGCCTCACGCCCAACGCCAAGGCCGCCGCCAACTGGGTGATGGGCCCCGTGAAGTCGTATCTCAACGAGCGCGCCCTGGACCTGGCCGATTTTCCCCTCGACCCCGGCCAGCTGGCGGGCATCATCGAGCTGATTGACGCCGGCAAGCTCAACTATTCCGTAGCCAGCAAGCAGCTGTTCCCGTACCTGCTCGAACACCCCACGGCCAATGCCACCGGCGCGGCCGAGCAGTTGGGCCTGCTCACCCAGGCCGACGCCGGCGAGCTGGAAGCCCTCGTGCAACAGGTTCTAGCCGCCAACCCGGCCAAAGTGGCCGAGTACCGGGCCGGTAAAAAGTCGCTCACCGGCATGTTTATGGGTGAGCTCATGAAGCTGACCGGTGGCAAGGCCGACCCCAAGCTGGCCAACCAATTGCTCCGCCAGGGGCTGGAGGGGTAA